A single Harpia harpyja isolate bHarHar1 chromosome 6, bHarHar1 primary haplotype, whole genome shotgun sequence DNA region contains:
- the KCNJ4 gene encoding inward rectifier potassium channel 4, whose protein sequence is MIQRAMGSVRVNRYSIVSTEEDGHKVSALGSMNGHSRNGKGHAPRRKHRNRFVKKNGQCNVYFANLSNKSQRYMADIFTTCVDTRWRYMLMIFSAAFLVSWLFFGFLFWCIAFFHGDLNAPVVGGGPSLLKPCIMHVNSFLGAFLFSVETQTTIGYGFRCVTEECPLAIMAVVVQSIVGCVIDSFMIGTIMAKMARPKKRAQTLLFSHHAVISVRDGKLCLMWRVGNLRRSHIVEAHVRAQLIKPYMTEEGEYLPLDQRDLNVGYDVGLDRIFLVSPIIIVHEIDEESPLYGIGKEELETENFEIVVILEGMVEATAMTTQARSSYLASEILWGHRFEPVVFEEKNHYKVDYSRFHKTYEVAGTPCCSARELQESKMTILPSPPPPSAFCYENELALVSQDEDEDDDEVGAVLGGSTKEEGGVIQMMDFGSHLDLERLQATLPLDTISYRRESAI, encoded by the exons ATGATACAGCGAGCCATGGGCAGCGTCCGAGTCAACCG gtACAGCATCGTCTCGACCGAAGAGGATGGACACAAGGTCTCTGCGCTGGGCAGCATGAACGGGCACAGCCGGAATGGGAAGGGCCATGCCCCCCGGCGGAAGCACCGCAACCGTTTTGTGAAGAAGAACGGCCAGTGCAATGTCTACTTTGCTAACCTGAGCAACAAATCTCAGCGCTACATGGCCGACATCTTCACCACCTGTGTGGACACGCGCTGGCGGTACATGCTTATGATCTTCTCCGCCGCCTTCCTAGTCTCCTGGCTCTTTTTTGGCTTCCTCTTCTGGTGCATCGCCTTCTTCCACGGTGACCTCAATGCACCAGTGGTGGGAGGTGGTCCCTCTCTCCTCAAGCCCTGCATCATGCACGTGAACAGCTTCCTAGgggcttttcttttctcagtggagACACAGACAACCATCGGGTACGGCTTCCGCTGCGTGACTGAGGAGTGCCCGCTGGCTATCATGGCGGTTGTGGTCCAGTCCATCGTGGGCTGCGTTATTGACTCCTTCATGATTGGCACTATCATGGCCAAGATGGCAAGGCCCAAGAAGCGGGCCCAGACCCTCCTCTTCAGTCACCATGCGGTCATCTCCGTGCGGGATGGCAAACTGTGCCTCATGTGGCGGGTGGGCAACCTGAGGAGGAGCCACATTGTGGAGGCCCATGTCCGAGCCCAGCTCATCAAGCCCTACATGACAGAGGAAGGGGAATACCTCCCCCTGGACCAGCGGGACCTAAATGTGGGCTACGACGTGGGCCTCGATCGTATATTTTTGGTCTCCCCCATTATTATCGTTCATGAGATTGATGAGGAGAGCCCGCTCTACGGGATTGGCAAGGAGGAGCTGGAGACAGAGAACTTTGAGATTGTTGTTATCCTGGAGGGGATGGTGGAAGCCACAGCCATGACCACACAGGCACGAAGCTCTTACCTCGCTAGTGAAATCCTTTGGGGTCATCGTTTTGAACCAGTCGTGTTTGAGGAGAAGAACCACTACAAAGTGGATTATTCGCGTTTTCACAAGACCTACGAGGTAGCCGGCACGCCTTGCTGCTCAGCCCGGGAGCTGCAAGAAAGCAAGATGACTATCCTaccttctcccccacctcccagtgcCTTCTGCTACGAGAATGAGCTGGCCCTTGTCAGTcaagatgaagatgaagatgatgacGAAGTGGGTGCGGTGTTAGGGGGCAGCACCAAGGAGGAGGGAGGCGTCATCCAGATGATGGATTTTGGAAGCCACCTGGACCTGGAGCGGCTCCAGGCGACTCTGCCCTTAGATACAATCTCATACCGCAGGGAGTCAGCCATCTAa
- the LOC128143408 gene encoding endosome-associated-trafficking regulator 1-like — MSWLLGTSGTMERVCPESEGLEDDDDDDDNDDEFRYPCHSARPPLQCKSYDSSGGSQVEDLGEPIPFSLNPRHSYVVKDEGVKNRIYAKTLAKHALELEEDAQEFQEPFYKDTEMPGSLSEDEDHSWTHHLPVHQRSHVLRTASMAPCGSYGSFQGSVGKHLGMDVFGPWAHASDPYLGYPERTRGADPHTLHEEAIRDREFPSLQLTHDMLKEENAMLRRVVRSMQSSLESQACTVQRLERQLKVSLAKEREAQELQSFVQRTEWSLHVMTQRALEAESNVEKLKQEIFILQGVLESSKVENENLRAGQTTDLGAVKHIIDFALQSLHKIITGTNWSIRQLTSGAESLHVVAEVLKSTGKISEVEAEKEL, encoded by the coding sequence ATGTCATGGCTGCTTGGGACCTCTGGGACAATGGAGAGGGTCTGCCCAGAATCTGAAGGCTTGGAAgatgatgatgacgatgatgacAACGATGACGAATTCAGATACCCCTGCCACTCCGCACGTCCTCCACTCCAGTGCAAGAGCTATGACAGCTCAGGTGGCAGTCAGGTGGAGGATCTGGGAGAACCCATCCCATTTTCCCTAAATCCCAGGCACTCTTATGTGGTGAAAGACGAAGGAGTGAAAAATAGAATATATGCCAAGACATTGGCCAAGCATGCACTGGAGCTTGAGGAGGACGCTCAGGAGTTTCAGGAACCATTTTACAAAGACACAGAAATGCCTGGCAGCTTGTCTGAAGATGAGGACCACAGCTGGACCCATCACCTTCCTGTGCATCAAAGGTCGCATGTTCTCCGAACGGCCAGCATGGCACCATGTGGCTCCTATGGCTCTTTCCAGGGTAGCGTGGGCAAGCACTTGGGGATGGATGTCTTTGGCCCGTGGGCCCATGCCAGTGACCCCTATCTGGGGTACCCAGAGCGCACCAGGGGAGCAGACCCCCACACGCTGCACGAGGAGGCCATCAGGGACAGGGAGTTCCCGTCCCTGCAGCTGACCCATGACATGCTCAAGGAGGAGAACGCCATGCTCAGGAGGGTGGTCAGGAGCATGCAGAGCTCCTTGGAGAGCCAGGCGTGCACAGTGCAGAGGCTGGAGAGGCAGTTGAAGGTCAGCCTGGCCAAAGAGAGGGAAGCCCAAGAGCTACAGTCCTTTGTCCAGCGCACCGAGTGGAGTCTCCACGTAATGACCCAGCGGGCTCTGGAGGCAGAAAGCAACGTGGAGAAGCTGAAGCAGGAGATCTTTATTCTCCAGGGAGTGCTGGAGAGCTCCAAGGTGGAGAACGAAAACCTGAGAGCAGGCCAAACGACCGACCTTGGGGCGGTGAAGCACATCATAGACTTCGCCTTGCAGAGCCTCCACAAGATAATAACGGGCACAAACTGGTCCATCAGACAGCTCACCTCTGGGGCAGAGTCGCTGCATGTTGTTGCTGAGGTCCTTAAATCTACCGGCAAAATTTCCGAAGTTGAAGCAGAAAAAGAGCTATGA
- the KDELR3 gene encoding ER lumen protein-retaining receptor 3 → MNVFRILGDVSHLLAIIILLLKILKSKSCAGISGKSQILFALVFTTRYLDLFTTFISVYNTVMKVIFLICAYITVYMIYVKFRKTFDSENDSFRLEFLLVPVTGLSFLENHSFTPLEILWTFSIYLESVAILPQLFMISKTGEAETITTHYLFFLGLYRALYIANWVWRYYTENFYDQIAVVSGVVQTIFYCDFFYLYVTKVLKGKKLSLPMPV, encoded by the exons ATGAACGTCTTCCGCATCCTGGGGGACGTCTCCCACTTGCTGGCCATCATCATCCTCCTGCTGAAGATCCTGAAGTCCAAGTCCTGTGCCG GTATCTCTGGGAAGAGTCAGATTCTTTTCGCCCTCGTCTTCACAACCCGCTATCTGGACCTGTTCACGACCTTCATCTCCGTCTACAACACTGTGATGAAG gtCATTTTTTTGATATGTGCCTACATCACTGTGTACATGATCTACGTGAAATTCCGGAAAACGTTTGACAGCGAGAATGACTCCTTTCGCCTTGAGTTCCTGCTGGTCCCTGTCACAGGCCTGTCGTTTCTGGAGAACCACAGCTTCACCCCCTTGGAG ATACTCTGGACCTTCTCCATCTACCTGGAGTCCGTGGCTATCCTTCCTCAGCTCTTCATGATCAGCAAGACGGGGGAAGCAGAGACCATCACGACGCACTACCTTTTCTTCCTGGGCCTCTACCGCGCTCTCTACATTGCCAACTGGGTCTGGCGTTACTACACGGAAAATTTCTATGACCAGATCGCTGTAGTTTCCGGGGTGGTACAAACCATCTTCTACTGTGACTTCTTCTATCTCTACGTTACCAAAG TCCTAAAAGGAAAGAAGCTAAGTCTTCCCATGCCCGTTTGA